Proteins co-encoded in one Arachis hypogaea cultivar Tifrunner chromosome 13, arahy.Tifrunner.gnm2.J5K5, whole genome shotgun sequence genomic window:
- the LOC112738093 gene encoding uncharacterized protein, which yields MNRGGGVVEQMMGSGNPNCWNSPSSDFLSYSSTTTPSSYTNFLLNPPPPSNWHEHEHEHPELPGDSWTHLIMSGGVVGEEENGRGIWQHHASEERSVESSYVYGDGSAGKPNWSHASSTPCVTFNTSILDFSTQPTLPPPPPPPPSSAECNSIAGGGASKKARVQQSTFKVRKEKLGDRIAALHQLVSPFGKTDTASVLLEAIGYIRFLQSQIEALSLPYLVNGSPNMKHQNPVQGEKSCLFPEDPGQLLNENCLKKRKATSQQEGSQHQEEAKKDLRSRGLCLVPVSCTLQVGSDNGADYWSPAFGAGGFR from the exons ATGAATAGAGGAGGTGGTGTGGTTGAGCAAATGATGGGTTCCGGGAACCCTAACTGCTGGAACTCTCCTTCTTCTGATTTCTTGTCATACTCCTCCACTACTACTCCTTCTTCATACACCAACTTTCTTCTGAATCCACCACCACCTTCTAACTGGCATGAACATGAGCATGAGCATCCAGAGCTTCCCGGCGACTCATGGACTCACCTAATCAT GAGTGGAGGAGTGGtgggagaagaagagaatggTAGAGGTATATGGCAGCATCATGCATCAGAAGAAAGGTCCGTAGAGAGCAGTTATGTGTACGGTGATGGAAGTGCAGGGAAACCTAACTGGTCTCACGCTTCCTCCACCCCATGTGTCACCTTCAACACCAGCATCTTGGACTTCTCCACCCAGCCCACGcttcctccacctccacctccacctccatctTCCGccgag TGCAATAGCATCGCAGGTGGTGGAGCATCGAAGAAAGCTAGGGTTCAACAGTCGACGTTCAAG GTTAGGAAGGAGAAGTTAGGTGACAGAATCGCAGCTCTCCATCAACTCGTTTCCCCATTTGGAAAG ACTGACACTGCGTCTGTCTTATTAGAAGCTATTGGGTATATCAGATTCCTTCAGAGTCAAATTGAG GCCCTTAGCTTACCTTACTTGGTCAATGGATCACCAAACATGAAACACCAAAATCCT GTTCAAGGAGAGAAGAGTTGTTTATTCCCTGAAGATCCCGGTCAG CTGCTGAATGAAAACTGCTTGAAGAAGAGGAAAGCAACTAGTCAGCAGGAG GGTTCCCAGCATCAAGAAGAAGCAAAGAAGGACCTGAGGAGTAGAGGGTTGTGTCTGGTTCCAGTGTCATGCACACTGCAAGTTGGAAGTGACAATGGAGCTGATTATTGGTCTCCTGCTTTTGGTGCTGGAGGATTTCGATAG